Genomic window (candidate division KSB1 bacterium):
CGCTCTGACCTGGTTGATCAGGTCGATGCTCTGTTGATTGGGGCCATTCAACTCGTTCAAAGCCTCGGCTTTGGTGAGCAGAACGTGGGAGTAGCGGAAGATGGCGAAATCATTGCCGGCATTGCCGCCACTCTGGTTGGGATCAACCTGCCACTTGAGGATGCGGACACCGTTTCCTTCGGTGGCGCCGACGATCGGCGAATTTACCGTAAAGATCAGTCGATTGCCCTGGCGATCAAAAGCCGGCTGCCCGGCGTTCGGGCCGCTTAATACAAACTGTGGCCCGACCAGCATGTGCTTGAATCGGACATCACTGGTGTCGAATTTATTATAGAAATCGGCCAGTACTGAAAAACCGTTCCACGGGTTCTGCGGCAGTTGGTTGTAATGCAAGGTTGCCATGAAGCGCAAAAATCCGACGCCATCTTGCGGCTTATGGCCGACCACCCAGATGCTTTCCGCATTGTTGGGTCCTTCATTCGCCAGCTTGAAGAAGTCGGAATAATTGGAAAGCAGTCTGTACATGCCGGAGTTAATGACGGCGTCGCAGGCAGCAATACATTCGGTCCATTTGGGCGAGCCGGTATAGACTTCAGCATTCAAGTAGACCGTCGCCAGCAGGGTTTGCGCCGCGCCGCGGGTGACGCGCCCATGATTGCCGGGGCCAAACGACGTTTGCAGATTCGGCAGCGCCGCATTGATCTCCCGCACGATGAAATCGAACACTTCTTGCCGGGTATTGGGCTTCGGCGGATTTTTCGGATCGATGACCGCCGCGGTGACAACCGGCACGCCGCCATACAGATCCATGAGCCACCAATAATAAAACGCCCGCAGGACGCGCACTTCCGCCGTGAACACGGGTTTCAGCGGCGATTGGCTCGGCGATTTTTCCAGGTTTTCCAAAACCGAGTTCGCTCGCGCGATGCCGGTATAGGCCGCCAACCAGGCGCCATTCACAAAACCGTGAGTCGGCGTCCATTTATGTTCCTGCAGCTCGCGCCAGATGCCGCCGTCGCCCCAGTCGCCACCGCGCTGCGGGATGAAGATCTCATCCGAGGCAACCTCCTGCAAGAACATATAATCGCCCCAGGAATAATTGAGAAGATTGGCATAGACCGGGATCACCGCGGCAACCAATTCTTCCTCGGTGCGATAGAAATTCTCCGGCGTGACCGCGCTGAAGGGCGTTTCATCCAGATTCGTGCAAACCCAAAAGGCCATTGGCATCAATAAAAGCAACGGCACGAGCAAACGAAGTTTGCGGTTTTTCATTGCAGACCTCCTAATTTCCAGTTTGAGATTTTGAAAATTTTCAGAAACTACCGACCGGTCACCTCGAGTGACCGGTCAGTTTGTGCTAAAATCCAAGATTGACGCCGAAGCTAAAGGTGCGGGCGCGCGGATAATTGGCATAGTCAATTCCCTGCGCATACACGCCGTTAAACACGGCCACGTTGTTGACTTCCGGATCGTAACCTTTGTAGTCGGTGATGACGAACAGGTTGTCAGCGCTGATATAGCCGCGCAAGCTGCGCAAGCTGGGGAACCAATTCGCCGGAAAGGTATAACCGAGCGTGACGTTCTGCAACCGGATGAACGAGCCATCTTCGATGAAGCGATCCGAAAAGTGAACCGTAGCGTCCGGATTCAAACCGGCTTTCACGTCGTCCAAAGCGTCTTGGAAGAAATTGATGCCGTTGCGGACATTGGAAGCGCGTTGGTATTCCAGCCGGGTGTTGTTCAAAATCTTATTGCCCTGCACACCCTGGACGAAAACCCGTAGGTCAAAATTTTTGTAATTGAGCGAGTTCGAGATGCCGAAAGTATAATCCGGCTGCGCATCGCCTAAAAATTGCCGGCCGTCCTTCAGCGGGCCCGTGTTGCGTTCGGGTCGGCCAGGATCGGTTGACAGGATTTCATTGCCGGCAGCGTCGTATCCCAAAAATTTGGGTCCGAAGAACGTGCCAAGCGGCATGCCTTTTATCGCGATCTGCGCCTGCACGTCGCTCAAGCCGGCGCCGCTGACCCGGCCGTAGATAATCGAAGCCCGGCCACCCAGATCGACCACTTCATTTTTGTTGGTGGCAAAATTGAAGCTGGTTCTCCAGAAAAATCCGCCGGTGGCGATGTTCACCGTGTTCAACGAGATCTCGAGGCCTTTGTTGGTCACCTCGCCGACATTATCGAGCCGGGTCGAAACCACCGCCGGCTGCGGGACGGTAAACTCCAGCAGCAAATCGGTGGTCTTTTTGTTATACCAATCGATCGAGCCGGAGAAGCGGTCATTCCATAAGCCGAAGTCAACACCGATGTTGAGCTGGCTGGTCTCTTCCCATTTCAAATCGGGGTTGGCCAACTGCGTCGGCGCCACGCCGGTGCGAACTTGATCGCCGATCACGGCATTGGCACCGGGGCCGAGAATCAGCAACGAGCGAAAGTTTCCAATGTCCTGATTTCCGGTGACGCCATAACTGACGCGCAATTTCAAGTCATCAATGGTGTTGGAATTTTTCAGGAAAGACTCTTGCGACAGGCGCCAGCCCACTGAGGCCGAGGGGAACATACCCCATTTGTTGTCGGCGCCAAAACGGGAAGAGCCTTCACGCCGCAGCGCCGCACTCAACAGGTATTTGTCTGAGATATTGTAATTGACGCGTCCGAGGAAGGAGATCAACCGGTTCTTGGCCATATAGGAATATGGCCGCACCGAGAAATCAGAACCGCCGCCGAGGTTATTGAACGACCAGGCGTCGGTTACAAAACCTTGCGCCGTGGCGCCAAAGGATTGATCCTCAAATTCCTGGAAAGTATAGCCCGCCCAGGCTTCGAGTTTCTGGGAAGCGGTGATATTCTTGCGATAATTCAGCGTGCCCTCGAACAGAACATTTTGGTTTTGATTGCTTCTGTCATCAGCGCGCCCGCCGAAGGAGGCAGCATACGGCAAGCTTCGCGGCTGATAAATGCTCCGCGTCGCATTGGTGCGGTCCAGGCCCAGGTTGATCTTTCCGGTCAAAGAAGAGAAGAAATCATATTCCACCGTGGTGTTGAGAAAAAGCCGCATGGTCTCGGTCTCATCTTCGATGTTCTCCACCAGCGCGACCGGATTGCGAATACCAGGGTTCGGATATTCAAAATAAGCGCCGTTGCTCAAACGCACCGGCTGGGTGGGAATCATCTTGTACACTTGAGTGAACACCCCGCCTTCAAAACCGCCTTCCTGCGGATACGGCGTATTATGCCGCTTGATGAAACTGGGGTTGAAACGCACGCCCAGGCGCAGTTTATTCTCGAACATGGCATGATCGAGATTCAATCGGCCTGCAATCCTTGTCCGCTCCGAGCCGATCACTATGCCCTCTTCATCGAGATAATTCAGCGAAGCGAGATATTGCGTCGCCTCGGTGCCCGAACTGAACGTGAGATTGTGATTATGTGAAATCGCGGTTCTCACAATCGCGTCCTGCCAATCGGTGTCGGCATTACCCTCGACGGCCACGCCCAGGGTTCTGGCAAAATTCCGATACTCCTGCGCCGTCATGAGATTGAGTTTTTTCGACTGGCTGGCAGTGCTCGTATAGCCGTCGTAAGTCAACGAATAGCCGCCCGGGCGTCCTCTTTTCGTGGTAATGAGAATGACGCCATTCCCGCCGCGGGCGCCGTAAATGGCAGCCGACGAGGCGTCTTTCAAAACGTCAATGGAAGCAATATCGCTGGGGTTCAACGTGCTCAGCGGGGTATCGATGGGGTTGGTGCCGATCACGTCGCCGTTGCCGGGGCCGCCGGGGCTGGCTGAAGCGTTGCTCACCGGCACACCGTCAATCACGATCATCGGCTCGTTGCTGGCGGAGACCGAGGTTCCACCACGAATACGAATCAACGGCGCCGAGCCCACGTCGCCATTGACCTG
Coding sequences:
- a CDS encoding TonB-dependent receptor, which produces MMRVKHVLFTVMVSLLFMGQAMGQTRISGRVISGEDKSPLLGANVLVKNTTRGTTTDQDGRFVLDGVTPTDVLVVTYIGFIKQEVTVGNRQTIGITMTPQALPGEAVVVIGYGTQQRRDITSAVSSLQDYAFNQGVTTDPQNLLQARIPGVVVTQVNGDVGSAPLIRIRGGTSVSASNEPMIVIDGVPVSNASASPGGPGNGDVIGTNPIDTPLSTLNPSDIASIDVLKDASSAAIYGARGGNGVILITTKRGRPGGYSLTYDGYTSTASQSKKLNLMTAQEYRNFARTLGVAVEGNADTDWQDAIVRTAISHNHNLTFSSGTEATQYLASLNYLDEEGIVIGSERTRIAGRLNLDHAMFENKLRLGVRFNPSFIKRHNTPYPQEGGFEGGVFTQVYKMIPTQPVRLSNGAYFEYPNPGIRNPVALVENIEDETETMRLFLNTTVEYDFFSSLTGKINLGLDRTNATRSIYQPRSLPYAASFGGRADDRSNQNQNVLFEGTLNYRKNITASQKLEAWAGYTFQEFEDQSFGATAQGFVTDAWSFNNLGGGSDFSVRPYSYMAKNRLISFLGRVNYNISDKYLLSAALRREGSSRFGADNKWGMFPSASVGWRLSQESFLKNSNTIDDLKLRVSYGVTGNQDIGNFRSLLILGPGANAVIGDQVRTGVAPTQLANPDLKWEETSQLNIGVDFGLWNDRFSGSIDWYNKKTTDLLLEFTVPQPAVVSTRLDNVGEVTNKGLEISLNTVNIATGGFFWRTSFNFATNKNEVVDLGGRASIIYGRVSGAGLSDVQAQIAIKGMPLGTFFGPKFLGYDAAGNEILSTDPGRPERNTGPLKDGRQFLGDAQPDYTFGISNSLNYKNFDLRVFVQGVQGNKILNNTRLEYQRASNVRNGINFFQDALDDVKAGLNPDATVHFSDRFIEDGSFIRLQNVTLGYTFPANWFPSLRSLRGYISADNLFVITDYKGYDPEVNNVAVFNGVYAQGIDYANYPRARTFSFGVNLGF
- a CDS encoding RagB/SusD family nutrient uptake outer membrane protein, with amino-acid sequence MKNRKLRLLVPLLLLMPMAFWVCTNLDETPFSAVTPENFYRTEEELVAAVIPVYANLLNYSWGDYMFLQEVASDEIFIPQRGGDWGDGGIWRELQEHKWTPTHGFVNGAWLAAYTGIARANSVLENLEKSPSQSPLKPVFTAEVRVLRAFYYWWLMDLYGGVPVVTAAVIDPKNPPKPNTRQEVFDFIVREINAALPNLQTSFGPGNHGRVTRGAAQTLLATVYLNAEVYTGSPKWTECIAACDAVINSGMYRLLSNYSDFFKLANEGPNNAESIWVVGHKPQDGVGFLRFMATLHYNQLPQNPWNGFSVLADFYNKFDTSDVRFKHMLVGPQFVLSGPNAGQPAFDRQGNRLIFTVNSPIVGATEGNGVRILKWQVDPNQSGGNAGNDFAIFRYSHVLLTKAEALNELNGPNQQSIDLINQVRARSFEPDKPIALANFNTKVALRDRILDERGFEFLWENFRRQDQIRTNHWLEPWTLKAASDGAHRKLYPIPQAQLDANPNLRQNPGY